From the genome of Phytohabitans rumicis, one region includes:
- a CDS encoding helix-turn-helix domain-containing protein, whose amino-acid sequence MEIAALGVRLRNRRTAAGRTIASVAADAGLSVPYIANLENGRGNPTLSAVNSLATALGARLIVELAQDDQPVPRTPAALPDSLTQFSRSPRFATEAARLAKAAKLPETAMRERLLQAMAGLGSLASTRPLAELDWHRILDAAVLIARG is encoded by the coding sequence GTGGAGATAGCAGCTCTCGGTGTCCGGCTGCGCAACCGCCGGACGGCGGCCGGACGCACGATCGCCTCGGTGGCGGCGGACGCCGGGCTCTCGGTGCCGTACATCGCCAACCTGGAGAACGGCCGCGGCAACCCGACACTGTCCGCCGTCAACAGCCTCGCCACCGCACTGGGCGCGCGCCTGATCGTGGAATTGGCGCAGGACGATCAGCCGGTGCCGCGGACGCCGGCGGCGCTGCCCGACTCGCTGACGCAGTTCTCGCGGTCCCCGCGGTTCGCGACCGAAGCCGCGAGACTGGCGAAGGCCGCGAAGCTACCCGAGACGGCCATGCGCGAACGCCTGCTGCAGGCCATGGCCGGACTGGGCTCGCTGGCGTCGACACGGCCGCTGGCGGAGCTCGACTGGCACCGCATTCTTGACGCCGCCGTGCTCATCGCACGCGGCTAG
- a CDS encoding RNA-guided endonuclease InsQ/TnpB family protein: MPRRRDPAAPAVVYRTARVGLRLTVGQRRRCFGLLRSAGDVWACVLELNAWRRQRRDKPLASYQELCRELAASGPGTFGELDSTGARSVLRRFSDAWFAAAKRRRDGDATARFPRRRRGLVPVRWYHGTFTLDPGGRRVRLPTARGGRPLWLRLARSLPYPAEQVRSVTLLAEGGRLFLDVTAEVPVTVYEPGCGPDPARIAGVDLGVIHPYAVAGPDGQALLVSGRAIRGEHRMHLADTKQRRRAVAGRAPTRGQRGSRRWRKYRRRSRAVEGRHGRRVRQAQHEAAKTVITWAVQQRVGTLHMGDPRGVLQLAAGRRHNLRLRQWQVGQLIRILVDKATLAGITVHLVDERGTSSTCPGCSRRIPKPSGRVLTCPHCALTGHRDLVAAASIATRTPGGGPTTPAGSSVVLPGVVTHRRAGRHLPGAGRSRRDPRRPPAPRAARGSVGQRWPAPPHSGGESLAHTGEDPQHPPETR, encoded by the coding sequence ATGCCACGCCGTCGCGATCCCGCCGCCCCGGCTGTGGTGTATCGGACGGCTCGGGTCGGGTTGCGGTTGACGGTCGGGCAGCGCCGTCGGTGTTTCGGACTGCTGCGTTCCGCTGGTGACGTGTGGGCGTGCGTCCTGGAGCTCAACGCCTGGCGAAGGCAACGGCGGGACAAACCGCTGGCCTCGTATCAGGAGTTGTGCCGCGAACTGGCCGCTTCCGGTCCGGGCACCTTCGGCGAGCTGGACAGTACTGGTGCCCGGTCGGTGTTGCGCAGGTTCTCCGACGCCTGGTTCGCCGCCGCCAAACGCCGCCGTGACGGTGACGCCACGGCCCGGTTCCCACGACGGCGGCGTGGTCTGGTGCCGGTGCGTTGGTATCACGGCACCTTCACCCTGGACCCCGGGGGCCGGCGGGTGCGACTCCCGACGGCTAGGGGTGGCCGGCCGTTGTGGCTGCGCCTGGCCCGGTCGTTGCCGTACCCGGCCGAGCAGGTCCGAAGCGTGACTTTGCTGGCCGAGGGTGGGCGGTTGTTCCTGGACGTCACTGCCGAGGTTCCGGTCACCGTGTACGAGCCTGGTTGCGGACCGGATCCAGCACGGATAGCCGGCGTAGATTTGGGCGTCATCCACCCCTACGCGGTCGCCGGCCCGGACGGGCAAGCCTTGTTGGTGTCGGGGCGGGCGATCCGCGGCGAACACCGCATGCACCTGGCGGACACCAAACAACGCCGTCGCGCGGTCGCCGGCCGGGCGCCCACGCGCGGGCAGCGCGGCTCCCGGCGGTGGCGCAAATACCGGCGCCGGTCCCGGGCGGTGGAAGGCCGGCATGGGCGGCGGGTCCGTCAGGCCCAGCACGAGGCCGCCAAAACCGTCATCACCTGGGCGGTACAGCAGCGGGTCGGCACCCTGCACATGGGCGACCCCCGCGGCGTGCTCCAGTTGGCTGCGGGCCGGCGGCACAACCTGCGACTTCGGCAGTGGCAGGTTGGGCAGCTGATCCGGATCCTCGTCGACAAGGCGACCCTGGCCGGCATCACCGTTCACCTGGTGGACGAGCGGGGTACCTCGTCCACCTGCCCGGGCTGCTCGCGGCGGATACCGAAACCATCCGGGCGGGTCCTGACCTGCCCGCACTGTGCTTTGACCGGGCACCGTGATCTTGTCGCGGCTGCCAGCATCGCCACCCGCACCCCGGGCGGCGGACCCACCACCCCGGCAGGCTCGTCTGTCGTGTTGCCTGGGGTGGTCACGCACCGTCGAGCCGGCCGACACCTACCCGGTGCCGGCCGATCCCGGCGTGACCCCCGCCGCCCACCCGCACCACGGGCGGCGCGAGGGTCAGTTGGCCAGCGGTGGCCCGCCCCACCACACAGTGGTGGGGAGTCGCTCGCCCACACCGGCGAGGATCCACAACACCCACCGGAAACCCGGTGA